AGACCCTGGTGAAGCGCAGTGTTGATGCGCGGCGCCGCGACCGGATCCAGCTGATTTACAGCGTGGATGTGCAGGTGAAGGGTGAAGCCGCCCTGTTGCGGCGCATCGGCAACAAAGCTCGGGTGCGTCCGGCCCCAGACACCCGCTACCGGCCCGTGGGCCAGGCGCCGGATGGCTTCCCTTTGGACGCGGGCGATCGGCCTGTGGTGGTGGGGGCAGGCCCCTGCGGTTATTTCGCTGCGCTGCTGTTGGCGCAGATGGGCTTTCGCCCGCTGTTGCTGGAACGGGGTCAGGCCGTCAAGCAACGCACAGCTGACACCTTCGGCTTCTGGCGGGGCAACAGCCCTTTCAACCCGGAATCGAATGCCCAATTCGGTGAGGGTGGAGCGGGAACGTTTTCTGACGGCAAGCTCTACAGCCAGGTCAGCGATCCCGAGCACTACGGCCACAAGGTGCTGGAGGAACTGGTGGCCTGTGGTGCCAGCGAGGAGATCCTCACGCTGCATCGCCCCCACATCGGCACGTTCAAGCTCGCCACGGTTGTCCGCGGCTTGCGGGCTCGGATTGAAGCCTTGGGAGGTGAGGTGCGTTTCAACAGTCGCGTGACACGCCTTCAGCTCAGCGACAGCAGCGGTGAGAAGCCACATCAACTCGATGGAGTGGTTCTGGCCGATGGAACGGAGATTCCCTGTCGCCATCTGGTGCTGGCTCCCGGTCATTCCGCACGAGACTGCTTTGAAATGCTGCAGGAGATCGGTGTGCAGCTGCAGCGCAAACCGTTTTCCGTGGGCGTGCGAATTGAGCATCCGCAGCATCTGATTGATGCAGCCCGCTGGGGGGAGGCGGCTGGCCATCCGCGTCTCGGGGCAGCCGAGTACAAGCTGGTGCACCATGCCGAGAACGGCCGCTGCGTCTACAGCTTCTGCATGTGTCCTGGTGGATTTGTGGTGGGGGCAACGTCGGAAGAAGGCCGGGTGGTGACCAATGGCATGAGCCAGCATTCCCGCAATGAGCGCAACGCCAACAGCGGGTTGGTTGTGGCCCTGGACGCCGATGACCTGGCTCCGTTTGAACGCTTTCCCGGGGATCCGTTGGCGGGCATTGGCCTGCAACGGCATCTGGAGGAGCGCGCCTTTCGCTTGGGGGGCAGCAGCTATGCCGCACCGGCGCAGCGACTGGAGGATTTCCTGGCCTCTCGGCCGTCAACCCGGCTCGGAGCCATTGCAGCGTCCTATCAACCGGGTGTGCATCCCGCCGACCTGGCTGAGCTGCTTCCAGCCCCCATCATTGAGGCCTTGCGGGAGGCGTTGCCGGCCTTTGCCCGCAAGTTGAAGGGCTACGACCACGCCGATGCGGTGCTCACTGGCGTGGAAACCCGCACGTCATCGCCTGTGCGGATTCCCAGGGATGAGGCTTTGGAATCGCTCAATGTGAAAGGACTGGTGCCGGCCGGTGAAGGGGCGGGCTATGCCGGGGGCATCCTGTCGGCCGGAATCGATGGCATTCGGGCTGCTGAAGCCTTGGCCATCCAGATCCTGGGGACCAAACCCAGGCCCCATTGATCTTCAGCTGTAGTTGGGGGCTTGCGCCACGATGCCGCTCCACTGCACGGCTTTCACCTGATCCCGTCGCCAGGAGTGGAACAGCTCGGGTTCACTGACGGTGCAGAGCGGGCAGTGGGCGATCCGTTCGCCAGGAATTCCCGCACCCTGGAGCTGCAATCTGGCTGCGGTTCGGATATCCAGGCGATGCCGCCCCGGCTGCTTATCGGGCACCAGGGCCCCGGCCTTGGATAAGGCAGCCTCGCCGGGGATCGCGTCGCTGACGGCCTCCACCACCTCGTCGCCCACTTGGTAACAAGGGCCGCTGACGGCCGGACCCAGGGCAACAACCAGATCCTCCCGCCGGGCACCCCGCTCCAGCAACCGATCCAGGGCCGTGATCAGGATTCCAGCTGCCACCCCACGCCAACCGGCATGACAGGCCGCGGCATGCCCGGTGCCGGGATCTGCGATCAGAACAGGCGTGCAGTCGGCGCCGCACACCCAGAGGCTTTGCCCCCCACGATCACTCACCAGTCCATCGGCCTCAGGCCAGGGATCCTGACGGGCGTCGCTGCCGTTCAGAACGATTCCACTGTGGATCTGCTGGGGCCGGTGGACGCTGATGCCAGCGCTGATGTATCCCGCTAGTTGATCGGGCCCGCGGCCGTG
This is a stretch of genomic DNA from Synechococcus sp. MU1617. It encodes these proteins:
- a CDS encoding NAD(P)/FAD-dependent oxidoreductase → MLRLSELKLPLDHGEEALQEAVLKRLRIPADRLLGQTLVKRSVDARRRDRIQLIYSVDVQVKGEAALLRRIGNKARVRPAPDTRYRPVGQAPDGFPLDAGDRPVVVGAGPCGYFAALLLAQMGFRPLLLERGQAVKQRTADTFGFWRGNSPFNPESNAQFGEGGAGTFSDGKLYSQVSDPEHYGHKVLEELVACGASEEILTLHRPHIGTFKLATVVRGLRARIEALGGEVRFNSRVTRLQLSDSSGEKPHQLDGVVLADGTEIPCRHLVLAPGHSARDCFEMLQEIGVQLQRKPFSVGVRIEHPQHLIDAARWGEAAGHPRLGAAEYKLVHHAENGRCVYSFCMCPGGFVVGATSEEGRVVTNGMSQHSRNERNANSGLVVALDADDLAPFERFPGDPLAGIGLQRHLEERAFRLGGSSYAAPAQRLEDFLASRPSTRLGAIAASYQPGVHPADLAELLPAPIIEALREALPAFARKLKGYDHADAVLTGVETRTSSPVRIPRDEALESLNVKGLVPAGEGAGYAGGILSAGIDGIRAAEALAIQILGTKPRPH
- the pgeF gene encoding peptidoglycan editing factor PgeF gives rise to the protein MKDGPFDRPDSRFNKLKGWTWIGCYGGYYLQSDLLHEQGFEHGFFTRLWHGRGPDQLAGYISAGISVHRPQQIHSGIVLNGSDARQDPWPEADGLVSDRGGQSLWVCGADCTPVLIADPGTGHAAACHAGWRGVAAGILITALDRLLERGARREDLVVALGPAVSGPCYQVGDEVVEAVSDAIPGEAALSKAGALVPDKQPGRHRLDIRTAARLQLQGAGIPGERIAHCPLCTVSEPELFHSWRRDQVKAVQWSGIVAQAPNYS